The following is a genomic window from Paenibacillus thiaminolyticus.
CATCCGTAAAGCGTAAAGCAGCCTTGCCTGCATAACATGAAGCTCCTTTCGAGGATTGTCCCGGAAGGAGCTTCTGTAATGAATATGATTAAATGAACATAATGACATACTGATTTCTCTGTTCTGGTTTCCCGTTTTCTCTGCAGGGCAGGGAGGGATTGCCGTTAAATTTTCATAATTAGTTGTGAACTAATACATACTTCTATTCACTTTATCCATGATAATGTATATTTTAATATTCCAAAATAAAATTGATAAATTTCTGTCAGGTCGGGAACACATCAGAGGTGATTGCAAGCGTGAAATCTTCAAATCGACTTGTTCTTTTATACCAATATTTAGTTGAACATAATGATTGGATGACAGCTCAACAATTAGCCGCGGTGCTGAGCTGTTCTGTTAGCACGATAAGAAAAGATCTTAAAACGCTAAAGTCTTTTTTGCCGGATACTTGGTTCCTGGAAAGCCAAAGGGGCAAGGGGATTCGCCTGAATCGTCCCTCTAACCAGCCTATTTTACCATTCGCACATGTCGTAAGTGATACCGATATACTTCAAAATCTAATAAGATATCTCATCCATAATGAGACAGGGTGTACATTGACAGAACTCAGCCGAAAGTTATTTTATAGTGTCAGTGCAATCAGTAAAATGATGAGGATATTAAAGCAAAAGTTGAAAAAATACCATCTAAAATTAGATACAAAACCAGTAAAAATTAGTGGAGATGAGTTTCATTTACGACAGTTTTATTTTGACTATTATCTAAATACGAACTGTACGGCTCCTATCCAACAAGAAACGTTAACATCGATACGCACGCTTATGAAAACAATTGAACAAACTGGAGGATTCAAGTTTTCTGACATTTCTTACATACAACTTCCGATTGTCTTTTCTGTTTGGCAAGGCCGCCTTTGTAAAAAAAAGTTCATCACAAATTGTCCCTCTGTTTTTTATGAATTAGGTGAGCCGCTTCGATGGATGATCCCCATTATTGAAAGACATTTAAAAATTCTTCATATTAGGGCAAGCTCTCATGAATTACATTATGGGGCAGCACTGCTGCTCGGTGTGCCACGAAGCGAAGGCAAAATAGTAGAAGTGTTAGAGCCATGTTATATCGATTCTGTATGTAAAGTGATTCAATACATGGAAGAGAAAACGCGTTTTCCATTTTCCGACGATAACATTTTATTGCAACAAGTATATGATTATTCTAAACATGCAAGGATAAGATGGATTACAGGAATTCATAGTTATGCCAATCAACATGCGATAAAGATAAAAAAGTGTGAATTCACTCTCTTTACCTTAATCCATGAGGCCATGCATCAATACTTTCATTATACAGATTCAATTAGGGATGATGATGTAGCAGACATTACGATGTTCTTTGTTGCCAGCAAGCAAGGATATAGAATGCAGCAAAAAGAAAAAACGATATTATTGTATGTAAATGAAATCGGCGTGATGAGATATGTCAAGCTGAAGTTGCTTGAAAATATTTGCGGACTCGTCAAAATTATGACTGCACATCACGTCCACGAGATGGAACACTTTGCCTCCAATAAAAATATAGATGTCATCGTGACGACCAATCAGCAAAATTATACTCTATTAACTAATGGGATTCCTGTCATCCATATCGGGCCAATCCCAACCAGCAATGATTTCAATATCATAAAAGATACATTAAAAATGTAGTCTGCGCATTGTAAATACGGGTAACCTATCCCGTTTTTTCTTTTACCCTCTGGCACCTTCCTCACACCCCTTTTCATCTACTTTTTAAAACCAACGTTGACGCGGAATTGACGCATGTCTGCAGGAACCCCTGCTCACATATGCTTCGACTCTATGGAACTGTACTGGTACAGCTTTTTTTCACTTCACCGCATTAGGCAAGCTGTCTGTGATGGAGAAGGTCGCGAACGGTATTTTGCAGAAAAATCAACGTGAGCAAGGGACTTGACTTTTTTCGAAATACGTGTGTAATATTAAGTCCATATTCATCAGGCGATGACCAAAGACATGATTCCCTGCACGGGCTGCCCAGAGAGAGAAGCGCAAGCTGCGAGCTTCTTCGGCTACGGTTGCGGAATTACCCCTTTGCAGCCGTGGTGTTGAACCCGTCGAACGAATGATGTGCGGCGGCAGTAAGCGGCACCGTCTCATCCTCGTTACCGGATGTCCAATGAAGGATCTTGCATC
Proteins encoded in this region:
- a CDS encoding BglG family transcription antiterminator — protein: MKSSNRLVLLYQYLVEHNDWMTAQQLAAVLSCSVSTIRKDLKTLKSFLPDTWFLESQRGKGIRLNRPSNQPILPFAHVVSDTDILQNLIRYLIHNETGCTLTELSRKLFYSVSAISKMMRILKQKLKKYHLKLDTKPVKISGDEFHLRQFYFDYYLNTNCTAPIQQETLTSIRTLMKTIEQTGGFKFSDISYIQLPIVFSVWQGRLCKKKFITNCPSVFYELGEPLRWMIPIIERHLKILHIRASSHELHYGAALLLGVPRSEGKIVEVLEPCYIDSVCKVIQYMEEKTRFPFSDDNILLQQVYDYSKHARIRWITGIHSYANQHAIKIKKCEFTLFTLIHEAMHQYFHYTDSIRDDDVADITMFFVASKQGYRMQQKEKTILLYVNEIGVMRYVKLKLLENICGLVKIMTAHHVHEMEHFASNKNIDVIVTTNQQNYTLLTNGIPVIHIGPIPTSNDFNIIKDTLKM